TACAAAGTTCTTTCATGCGATTACCAAGAATAGAAGAGCTCAGATTAAGACCAAAAGCCTCTTAGATGAGGAAGGTCGAGAGTGGTTTGCTGAAAGAGACTTGGAACGAGTGGCAGAGAGCTACTTTAAGACTCTGTTCTCCTCGGAAGACGTGGGAATGGAACTAGAGGAGTGGGACGAGATGCCTACATTGCTTTCTCATTCCCAAAATGAAGGTTTAATGCAACCAGTGACGAAAGAGGAAGTGAAGAAGGCGGTTTTTGACATCAATCCGAATAAATGCCCAGGGCCAGATGGGATGAGTGGTCACTTCTTTCAACAGTTCTGGGAATCGAGTGGAGAGGAGATAACAGAGATGGTGCAGAGATTCTTCGAGACGGGGGTCCTAGAAGAGGAGATAAACAACACCAACATCTGCTTAATCTCAAAGATTTTGAACGCAATGAGGATGAGTGAGTATAGACCGATAAGTCTATGCAATGTGGCGTATAAGATAATATCCAAACTCATGGCTCGAAAACTGAAGAAGGTCTTACCGTGTATCATATCAGAGACTCAGGCGGCCTTTGTAGAAGGGAGACTGATATCTGATAATATACTTGTGGCGCACGAGCTCCTCCACGTGCTAAACTCAGATAACAAATGCTCTGAGGAGTTCATTGCTATAAAGACAGACATCTCCAAGGCGTATGACAGGGTGGAATGGCCCTTTTTGGATAAAGCAATGCAGATGATAGGATTTTCTGCAGAGTGGAGGAATCTCATTATGAGCTGTGTCTCATCAGTTTGATATCAGGTGCTGATAAATGGAGAACCGTATGGTAAAATCAGTCCCACGAGGGGTTTGAGACAAGGGGATTTGTTATCTCCTTATCTCTTTGTAATTTGCACGGAGGTGTTGGTTCAGATGTTGAAGCTGGCTGAGCAAAAAAGACTGATCGCTGGGTTACGTGTAGCGAGGAGGACTCCCCCGGtttctcatttattattttcagatgACAGTATGATATACTGTAAGAGATCAGAAGAAGAGTTGAATCAGATGGTCCAGCTTCTAAACAAGTATAGTCTCGCTTCGGGCCAGCGAATTAACTATCAGAAGTCGAGTGTTTACTTCGGTAAAAACATCCCGAGAAGCAGAAGAGAGGAGATTAAGGAGAAGCTGGGCATTGAGAGTACTGGGGGAGAAGGCTTTTACTTAGGATTACCGGAGTCATTTGGTGGATCTAAAGTCTCAATTCTCAGTTACCTAAGAGAGAATCTAAGTAAAAGAATACACGGGTGGCAAACGAAGTTCTTGTCTCCAGGAGGGAAGGAAGTGATGCTCAAAGCGGTGGCAATGGCGCTTCCCACATATACAATGGCATGCTTTTTGTTACCAAAAACAATCCATAAACAAATCATGGCGTTAATGTCTGAATTTTGGTGGAGGAACAAGGTGGAATCAAAAGGCATGCATTGGAAGAGCTGGGAAAGTTTGTGTAAACCGAAAGCGAGTGGAGGTTTGGGTTTCAAAGACTTGGAGACTTTCAACTTGGCGCTGTTGGGCAAGCAGTTATGGAGAATGGTAACAAACAAGGAGTCACTGATGTCTAAGGTGTTCAAGAGTAGATATTTCAGAGACTCAGACCCTTTAAACGCTCCCCTTGGTTCCCGCCCATCATATGCGTGGAGAAGCATTCATGCGGCTCAGAAGCTTGTGCAGCAAGGAGCTAGAGTAATTATTGGGAATGGGAGGAAAACAAAGGTGTGGCAAGATAGATGGGTAGGGAAAGAACCAGCCACAATGATCACTTCGATGAGactggaggagagagagaaccgAGTGTATGTCTCGGGAGATTTAAAAGTGAGTGATCTTCTTTGTGGGAATGGAAGGGAGTGGAACCAAGTGCTGCTGAGTAGGCTGTTTACAGAGGAGGATCGAGAGAAGATAAAGCTCTTACGACCAGCAGGAGGTCAAAGTGAGGATACCTACTCTTGGGAATACCCAAAAACAGGCCATTATACGGTGAAGTCCGCGTACTGGGTCCAAATGGAGCTGTTGTCGACAGATAAAGAGAACCAAGAAGTGCTCCAGCCAAGCTTAGATGCACTCTATCAACGGGTGTGGAGCTTAAATATCAGCCCAAAGGTCAAGCACTTCCTGTGGAGGTGTCTCAGCAATGCCCTTCCGGTAGCAGAGAATATGGTGTACCAGCATATTGCTAAAGACAAACGATGCAGCAGGTGTGGTGAGGCAGGCGAAAGCATCAATCATTTACTATTACAGTGCACTATGCTCGACGGCTGTGGGCAGATGCAAACATTCATATCCCCCCTTCAGGTACTTGGGCGGATTCTCTATTCTCCAACATTCATTGGGTcttaaatctaaaaaaagaGTATCCAATGGATCAACTGGAAGAGGATCTTGCTCCATGGCTACTGTGGAGATTGtggaagaatagaaatgagtttatATTCAGGGGAAAAGATTATGAAGCTCCTGAGACAGTAGAGAAGGTATGGGATGATGTGAAGGAATGGAAATGCAAAGAAGATGCCAAAGTAGAGGTGGTAAAGTCAGCCACAACAAAGGAACCGGAGAAGAAATGGAAAGCACCAGCTCCATCATGGGTAAAATGTAACACTGATGGCTCTTGGAACAAGGAGAGGAATCACGGTGGAGTAGGCTGGGTAGCGCGAGATCATACCGGTACTTTGTTGTGGGCAGGGCAAAGAAAGTGACTGCAATGGGGTCAGCTCTGGAATCAGAGGCGGAGGCGTTGCGATGGGCAATCTATACAATGAATGGGTTTGGGTATAAAAAGGCGATCTTCGAGACGGATTCTCTTGTGCTGAAGAGTATGATCTACGAAGAGGAAGAGATCTGGCCAAGAATGCGACCTATTATCCAAGACATCAAGGCCTCATTGACAAGTCAAAGGGAGTATGAAGTGGTTTACTATCCAAGAAGTGGAAACAAAGTTGCTGATAGAATAGCGAAGGAGACTGCTACGTTTACGTCCATTGTCCCTAAGTTGTATTCTATTATGCCTGTATGGTTGAGTTCATGAATGGAGGCTGAGAAAGCATCTGTAAGACATTGAATTGGATGAATGATAAGTTGTagttgagttaaaaaaaaaaactttaagtAGGAGCGCCCTTCTACAAACACATCCCGGAACTATCTGGAACAACAGAGCTTGTCATGCCGGTTCCTCCTTTCATTGTAATCAATTGAGGCAGTCATACTGAGAATAGTCTGGTGAAGTGAAGGTCCCTCCTATTTTATCTCTCACTCTCAGAGCGGAGTTACATTAGTCTGTGAAAGTAGGGGTGGGAAAGAACCAACTAAACCTTCGATCCAAGCCATAGCTTATGTCTTAACCATTCAATTAAGTTTTATCAACCCGAACGGTTTGGTTCAAACTGAGTTGAACTATAAATCCAATGTGTTTATTTAATTAAGCTAACTAAAtatattaagaatataaaaatttagatagtTACATTCAATCTAAAGggataaacatattttttattccTTTCTTATTATCCTACTTCTCTTGCATATATATCTCAACTTTTATTCAGTATTCCTCTTTAGATTATCATTAAATCTGAAAAGTACATATGGTAATTTTATAAggtttgaaaaaataataattgaaattattgaataaatatacttttaaataGATGTTTGATTTTATGTCGTTAGCAACTTAAtgatcatttttaaatttttttaaccgAATTAGAACTAAACTAAAAACTAATCTGAGTAAATTGAACCTACATAAACTAACTCAAACTAATTTTAGTTGAGTTtgcttttaaaaagtttttgaaaCTAACCCTAACTAATTCCAGTTGAGTttgcataatattttttttgaaccaACATTCCTAAATCGAACTGAACCTGAATCAAAACCGAACatgaaattaaaatgaaatacccACCACGAAAGAGAATGAATATATGTGTTACTCATGACCACTGTTGTAGGTAATCTgcaatttagaaaaaataataaaaagggtttttaatataaagttttgattCATTGTAATCATCAAATATACAGATCTTTTATGGAGTAGTACAAGCTAAGCTATCGATGAGGTTCTTCGAATGATCCAACCATCTCTTGATAATGTATTCCTTCACTTCCTTTTCGTCGTCTCCAAGTACATTGCACAATGCCTCGATGTAGTAAGTTGGGAACTTCCGGTTCATTTTTAGGAAGTTTATGAGTCTCGTCTCTGCATAATTGGTCTCCCATGACGTCTGAATGAGCTGTAATGAGAGTATTCgaaggagaaggagagagagggatTGTATAGAGATAATgacatattatattttggataatGACTAGGACTTGTACGTAGTtatcttagtttccttatcctAGTTAACTTAGTTCTTCTACGCTTGTATATATACCTTTGCCTGTGAATCAATACACACACGCTTTACATTcatatcatggtatcagagcattaaCGATCCTTTGAAACCTACAAACACTTCcgcaaaattatttttttctacacGTGATTGATTCTTTTCGATCATGGCTTCTACTACAACTTCTACCTCTTCTACTACGTCTCCTTCTACTACATCTCCTGAGACTTCTATCAATCCAGAAACACCCTATTTTCTACACCCTTCTGACAATCCAGGTGCTCTAATAACACCGGTTATTCTTAAAGGAGATAATTACTCTGAATGGGCTACTGAATTCTGGAATTCTCTTCAAGGGAAACGAAAGATAGGGTTTATTGATGGTACGATTCAAAAGCCATCGGAAAATCCAGACTTATCTCGCTGGACTGCTTCTAACTCTATGATCGTTGGCTGGATACGAACTTCAATTGATCCTCTAGTACGTTCTACCGTGACTCACGCCCCGGACGCATACCAACTTTGGGAGTCACTCAAACGGAGATTTTCTATCAAAAACAGTGTACGCAAGCATCTCATTCAGGACGAGATTACTAACTGCAAGCAGAACGGACATACCGTTTTGGACTACTACGGTCGCTTATCCAAACTATGGGAGGAGCTGCAAACCTTCCAACCACCTCAGTCCTGTTCCTGCGATGCTTCTTCGgtatttgaaaaagaaaaagaggatgCAAAGGTTCATAAATTCCTGTTCGGTCTTGATGATTCTCGGTTCTCGTCCATCAGATCACAAATCATCGACGAAGAACCCCTCCCGGACCTGAACATCGTTTATTCTCGGGTCATTAGAGCTGAACAGCATCTTCAAACCATGCGTACTACCGAGCTAAAGCAAGACATTGTCGGTTTTTCAGCTCAATCTACACCAACTGTTGCTGCTGCCAATACTTTCCGAAGCCGTGATCCCAATCGATCATGTACCCATTGTAATCGAAAAGGTCACGAAGCTTCCGAGTGCTTTCTTCTCCATGGTTATCCTGACTGGTTCAACGAACTACAACAACGTCAATCTTCTACTTCTACTCAACGAGGCCGTGGAGGTGGCACTCGCAGTCGAGGACGCGCTAATGCTTCTCGTTCCACATCAACTTCCAACTCTGCCAACACATTACCAGCCGATCAACTCTCAGCTCTCATCACTCTTCTACAAAACCAACAAACTCAACTTTCTACGGATCGCATGACTGGTAAAACTACTCTTAGTGATGTTATTATTGACACAGGGGCATCTCACCATATGACTGGTGATTTATCATTACTACGGGATGTTCGAGATATACTTCCCTCGTCTGTAACCTTTCCAAACGGAGAGGGTTCTCGCGCAACTAAGACTGGAACGTTACACTTGAGTTCTGATTACTTTCTTACCGACGTTCTCTACGTCCCTGACTTCAACTGCACACTCATCTCCGTTTCTAAACTTCTTAAACAAACTGGCTGCATTGCTATCTTTACTGATACAATTTGTGTTTTACAGGACCGTTTTACGAGGACGCTGATTGGAGCCGGTGAGGAGCGAGAGGGTGTGTATTATTTTTCGGGTGTTACTGTGGCTCGTGTTAACAAAACTCCTTCCTCTTCAGTATTGTGGCACCGACGACTTGGACACCCTTCCAATAAAGTTTTATCTTTTTAGACAGTTTTAAGTTTGATTTTCATCACATACATTCGTGTGATGTATGTTTTCGCGCAAAACAAACGTGTGAGGTTTTTTATGAGAGTTTTTATAAAGCTTCGGCACCTTTTGAATTAGTTCATTGTGATGTATGGGGTCCTTACAGAACTCCCTCTTCCAATGGAGCAGTTTATTTCTTAACCATAGTTGATGACTTCTCCCGAGCAGTTTGGATACACTTGATGCTTGAAAAATCTGAAGTTTCAACGTTACTTAAGAACTTTTGCGCCATGAGTTCTAGACAATATGGCCGACCGGTACGAGTGTTTCGTACTGATAATGGAACTGAGTTCATGGCCCTCAAGTCTTATTTTCGCCAAGAAGGAATTTTGCATCAGACATCATGCGTTGATACTCCTCAACAGAACGGCCGAGTTGAACATAAGCATCGACATATTTTGAATGTTGCTCGTGCCTGTTTGTTTCAAGTTAATCTTCCTACTACTTTTTGGGGTGAGAGTATACTAACAGCGGCACATCTTATAAATCAAACTCCTACACGTATCCTCGATGGCAAGTCTCCCTACGAAATTCTACATGGCTCTCCGCCCTCTTATGATACTCTAAGAGTATTTGGGTGTTTATGTTATGCTCATCGTCGACATCGTGATAAGGATAAGTTCGGTGATCGCAGTCGCAAATGTCTCTTTGTAGGATATCCGTACGGTAAGAAAGCTTGGAACCTCTACGATCTCGAAACCAATGAGTTCTTTACTAGTCGTGATGTCATCTTCATGGAAGAAGACTTTCCTGGCCTTCCTGCCGACATTCCTAATCCTTCTCCACACGATCTACCTTATGATGATTATATTACTTCCGAAGCCATCCCTTTACTGATATCACCCACCTCTCCTGTCACCACTACTAATGAAGCTCCTATTCCGACCACAACACCATCCGATACAACCACAACACCATTCGATACAACCACTAACAAAACTCCTACTCCTGAATCTCCTCCTTCTATACTGCCTACTACAGACACCTCTCTCACTGATCCTACACCCATATCCTCTCCTACAACTACTACCAAAACTTCTTCGACTGAATCAAATATACCTATACCCTCCGCTACTGCTCCTCCTACTTCTTCTGCGCCTATTCCTGACCCAGAGCCTCACGAACCTGCCTCTCCAGGTCTCCCTGAACTCTTAGGTCGAGGACATCGTCATCGCCAACGATCCATCTTACTAAAGAACTACGTCACGCTCTGCTACTCCCGACTCTAGTCTACGTACCTCGTCTACGGTCTCAGGTAACACTCCATATCCCATTGCTAGTTACTTATCTGACGCTATTTATTCTCCAAACCACAAAGCCTTCTTAGCAGCCATTACGTCAGATGTGGAACCATCCTCCTATAAAGAAGCCGTTCGAGATAAAGTATGGAGGGACTCTATGACTGAGGAGCATGACGCTCATGTTCTCAATGGTACGTGGGACGTTACAAAGCTTCCGCCTGGCAAAAAGGTTATCTCGAGCCAATGGATCTACAAAAACAAGTATGATTCGAATGGAAGACTTAAGCGTCGCAAGTCGCGTCTAGTGGCATGTGGGAATCGTCAAAAAGCGGGCATAGACTACAAGGACACCTTTGCACCTGTCACAAAGCCAGCTTCCATTCGTCTCTTGTTAGAGATTTCCGCAATTAAGCAATGGGAGGTGCATCAAATGGATGTACACAATGCCTTTTTACATGGTGacttggaagaagaagtttacATGAAACTTCCCCAAGGTTTTGAAGACTCGGATCCTACTAAAGTGGCTCGTCTCAGAAAGTCTATCTATGGTCTTAAACAGGCTCCCCGTTGTTGGTTCTCAAAACTAACCAAGGCCTTGAAGTCCTACGGGTTTGTTCAGAGTCGAGCTGACTATTCTCATTTTTCCTATATACGTGGCTCTATCATACTTCACATTCTGATTTATGTTGATGACTTCATTATAGCCAGCAATGATCTATCTACACTTCAGAAGTTCAAAAACTACCTAGGGGAATGTTTTCATATGAAAGACCTTGGcaagttgaaatattttctaGGTGTTGAAGTGGCTCGGAGTAAAGAAGGCATTTTCTTGTCTCAACGCAAGTATGCTCTTGACATTGTGGCTGAGACGGGATTACTTGGGTCCAAGCCTGCTTCAGTTCCTATTGATCCTAATCATAAACTAGCCCTTGATAAAGGGCCTCCTCTTTCACAACCAGAGGCGTATCGTCGTCTCGTCGGACGTCTCATTTATCTCACTTTTACCAGACCGGAGCTATCGTATGTTGTTCACATTCTCACTAATCAAGCTCATCTTGATGCAGCTCTTCGGGTCGTCCGATACCTCAAAGGAACTCCATCTCAAGGGATTTTACTTCGGACAGATTCTACTCTTCAAGTTCATGCGTACTGCGACTCCGACTGGCAAGCTTGTCCTCTTACTCGTCGTTCACTCAGCGCCTATGTCATTCTTCTTGGTAATTCTCCTATCTCctggaaaacaaagaaacagaaCACTGTGTCGGTCTCCtctgctgaagctgagtatcgTTCTATGGCCTATGCACTGCGCGAACTTAAGTGGATCAAACAGTTGCTTACTGCGTTTGGCGTCTCTCATTCACAGCCGATGAAGTTATTCTGTGATAGTAAGTCAGCCATTTATATTGCTGCTAATCCTGTTTTTCATGAACGCACTAAGCACATCGAGAGTGATTGTCATCAAGTGCGGGACGCAGTGCATGACAAGTTAATCTCTACTGAGCACATTCGGACTACAGAACAGCCTGCTGATCTTCTCACAAAGGCATTGCTTCCGTCTACATTTCGTTACTTGTTGTTCAAGCTGGGAATTCAAGATATCTCATCTCCAACTTGAGGGGGGTATAGAGATAATGACATATTATATTTCGGATAATGACTAGGACTTGTACGTAGTtatcttagtttccttatcctAGTTAACTTAGTTCTTCTACGCTTGTATATATACCTTTGCCTGTGAATCAATACACACACGCTTtacattcatatcagattgagCAATGTTTCTTCGTATGCAAGTTTCCACAGGGCTTTTATTCTTGATTACTAAGGTGGTTCTTTTTACGCAAGTTAAGCTATTGACGAGCTTCTTCAAATGATGCAACCATTTAGAAGTAATGTGTGCCTTCACATTCTTTTCATCGCTTCCAAATACATTGTGCAACGCCTTCACGTAATATGGTGGGAAATTTCTGTTCAGTTTCAAGTAGTACATGATGTCCCGTGTCTCATCTCTGAATAATTCGTTTGATGCCTCGAAATTAGATGTTTCGGGTTTGTCTGAAGGTGGAGAGAGCGAAGGGGCTgcaatgtttttttcctatgcAGGCTTCCAAAGGGCTCTCCTTGGATAATGATATAGCAGAAATGGAGAGAACTATTAGGAGGAAGACCATGGTGCTCATGGAGGTCTTCATTATTGCTTCTGGTTTATATTGGTGATATAAGAGAGACAAAAGTGcgtgaacatatatatatgttagagATTAGATGAAACTGTAAATTGTCAAGGCTTGAAACTTGTTTCGCATTAACTTCATGTTCCATCGTCTTTTAAGACCACTGGCAGGAGAGT
This region of Brassica napus cultivar Da-Ae chromosome C5, Da-Ae, whole genome shotgun sequence genomic DNA includes:
- the LOC106374167 gene encoding uncharacterized protein LOC106374167 — its product is MGSALESEAEALRWAIYTMNGFGYKKAIFETDSLVLKSMIYEEEEIWPRMRPIIQDIKASLTSQREYEVVYYPRSGNKVADRIAKETATFTSIVPKLYSIMPVWLSS